The genomic DNA CCCGGGCCCTCGAACCCGGGGCCGCCCGGTTGCGCAGACCCGGAGGCACCACGGGCTGGCGAGCCTCCGGTGCCCTCGGCACCAGCACAGAGCCCTGCAACGCCGCCCCGTTCACCTCCGCACCCGCGGGCGGTGGAGGCAACCCCTCGTCTCCGAAGAGCACCTCCACACGCGAGCCACCCACCATCAGCACGTCACCCGACGCGAGCGTCCTCGGACCCACCACCCGCTGGCCGCCCACCTGCGTGCCACTCTCGCTGCCCAGATCGATGGCCGTCACCGAACCGGTGGCCTCCACCTTCAACATCACGTGAAGGTTCGAGACCCTCGGATCCGGGATCTTCACCGCCGCCTGCGCACCCGACCCCACGATGACGCTCTCGGACTCGGACACCGCCTCCTGCACGGTCCCGTCCGGCCCGGTGATACGCAGCGTCAATCCGTTCTTCTTCCCCGCCGCCATAGTGGCTTCCTCCTCCTCCCTTCCGTCCCGTCCCATGCCCGCCCGCTAGAGGTTGTCGACCGACTTCTGCAGCTCGGGGTTGAAGTTGTCCCGGACCCGGATGAGGCTCTGGAAGTCTGTCTTCTTGCGGTTGAGGACGTAGGAGCCCTCCGGTTTGGTGAGCTCGCCCTCCACCGCCATGTCCGTGAAGTCGATGTTCGTCTTCTTCCGGACGACGACCTTGTCCTCTTCCTGGATGACCTTCACCTGGGTCTGAGAGCCCTGCTCCTCGGCAACCGCCGTCCCCGCCCACAACGCCACCACCGCCACTGCCGCCGCCAGTCGTCTCATGTCAGGCCTCCTCGTCGTCGGATGGGACAGCGGGTCCCAGGTGAGGTTCCCCTCAGCTCCCTTGCACGCCCTGCACCAACGTGCTGGTTGGTGGAATCCCGCGAAATCTCAAAGGCACGCACCCGCCGCCGCCATCGAGGACCCCAAAGAGTGGAAAAATTTTCCCACTGGGGTCGGTAGGTTATTCGGTCTTCGGAGCCTCGGCCGGAGGCTCGGCCGCCGGGCTGCCTTCAGCCGCGGAGGGCTCGGTGTCCTGAGCAGGCGTTGGGTTTTGAGCAGGCGTTGCATCCTCAGCGGGCACGCCCTCCTGCTGTGCCGCCTGATCCGACACCTTGTCCAGCAGCGAACCACTGCCGCCGACGGCCTCCGGGTTCGGGGCCTTCTCCTCGGGAGTGGCCGCGGGCTGCGGCTGACCGCTCTTGCGCATGGCCGCGATGCCCTGGAGCTTCGCGTCGATCATCTGCTTGTCCTGCGCGCTCGTGGTGCCCAGGTCCTTGCAGCGCGAGAGGAAGCCCTCGGCCTTGTCCCATCCGGTCTTCTCGACGGCATAGGCCCAGCCCGCGCCGCACAGGGCCTCGGGTTGCTCCGCGCGCAGCGCGAGCACCTTCTCGAAGGCCTCGCCCGCCTTGAGCCCCTTCTGCGGCTCCCTGCCCTTCTGACCGTCCAGCGAGTAGGCGTAATACAGCCACGCCTCGTGCGAGCCGGGCTCGAGCTCGACGGCCTTGGAGAAGGAGCGCTCGGCGCCGGCGTAGTCGCGCCAGGCGAGCGCCAGGGCACCGATGTTGAGGTGGCCAGGAGCGAAGCGCTCGTCGAGCGACACCGCCTTCTGGAACTGGGCGAGCGCGCGGGCCCGATCTTCCATCTTCAGGTAGATCATCCCGAGGTTGTTGTAGATGCCCGGGTCCTTCTCATCGAGCTTGCGCGCGTTGGCGAGCACCAGCTCGGCGAGCCGGTACTTCCCCTGGTCGTAATAGACGAGCGCGAGGTTCTTGTACGCCTCGGCATCATCCGGGTGGCGTGCGAGCACGCGGCGGGCGGTGGCCTCGGCCTGCTCGTGCTTGCCCGCGAGCCGGTAGGCCACGGTGAGGTTGTTGAGCAGCGAGGCGTCGTGCTCGCGGCCCGGCGTCTTCAATCCGCCCTCGTAGAGCGTGATGGCCTCGGCGTACTTCTCCTGGAGCCGGTAGAGCCGGCCCAGGTTGAGCAGCGTGGGCACGTGCCCCGGCTCGAGGAAGCGCACCTTCTCGTAGGCGGCCTGCGCGTCCGCGAGCCGGCCCTGGCGCTCGGCGATGAAGCCCAGGTTGAACTGGGCATTGAGGCTCTGCGGCGCGAGCTCCAGCACCTCGCGGAAGCCCTCCTCGGCCCGGGCGTAGTCCCCCGCGTCGAAGGCGGCGACGGCCTCCGCGAAGCGCTCCCGTGCCTTCCTGTCCTTCCCATTGGGAGCCACGGGAGCGGGGCTGGGGGCGGCGGCGGGGCCCTGGGCGGCTGGAGCTGGAGCCGGAGCCGGTGCGGAGGTGGCCACCGGCGCGGGCTTCACCTGCGAGGTCGTCGCGCACGCGGCGGTGAGGGCCAGCGTGGCTGCGGCGAGGGTGCGGCGGAACGCCATGAACGTCCTCCCTGCGGAATCCCTTGGATGCATCTGAGTCACCTTCACGGCCGCACCTCCCCCGAAGCGGAGGACGGCATGAGCGAGGCCTCGGTCGAGGGCTGCTCGGGAGCCGCCGGAGCGGCGGGGGCCGGAGTGGCGGGCTGAGGAGTGGCACCGGCCTGACTGGTGTCCGGGAGGCCCGGCTCCTTGGCCACGTCGGCGGTGACGAAGAACTCGCTGCCGCGGAAGGGCACCTGGCGCACCTGCGCGTAGGCCCCCGGGTGGTAGCGGTTGACCTGCTCCTGCGCGGCCAGCGTCCACTCGTTGTAGAGCGCCAGCTCATAGGCCTTGCCCAGCGCCTTCTCGAGCGCCTCGTTGGCCTTGTCCTCCAGCGGGAGCGCGAGGTTCTCCAGCTCGCCGCGGTACATGGCGAGCTGCTCCTCGTCGAGCCCCGACGGATCCGGCGACTCGAGGATGTTGCGCGCGAAGTCCGAGTAGGCGAGGCCGACGCGGGTGAGCGCGGCGATGCCCCACTCTCCCGAGCCGGTGGCCAGCACGTCCGTGTAGGCCTTCTCCACCTTCTGGATGGACTGCTGCTTGGCGGCCAGGTCACGCCGGATGGTGGCGACGTTCTTGAACTTGATGCCCACGTAGCGCTGCCAGTCGCCCTCCACCGCGAGGAAGCGCGCGTGGCCGTAGGCGTTGAGGAGCTCCGGCCGCTGCTTCTCCTCCGGAGACAGCCGGGCCCAGCCGCGGACGAGCTCGTCCTGCACGCGCTCGATGTTGCGCGCGTCCTTCACCTTCCGGTAGGCGAGCAGCTGCTGGTAGCGCGCCAGGTACACCTGGCCGGCCGCGGTGCGCGAGTCCTTCCCATACGCCTCGGTGAAGGATTCGAAGGCACGGGCCGCCTCGGCCCACTTGCCGTCCTTCTCGTGGACGAGCGCGATGTTGTAGGCGATCTGCGGCACGTCCGGCCGGTCCTTGAAGCGCGTCAGGTACGCGCGGTAGGCGGTGATGGCCTTGTCGGACTCGCCCACGCCCTCCCACCAGAGGCCGGCGTTGAAGAGGGCATCGGCCACCCACTTCTCGGCCTCGGCGAGCAGCTGGCGGCGCTCGGCGTCCTTGCCGGCCCGGGCCTCGTCCGTGCCCTGCGCGTCGTTGGACCTGGACTCCTTCGCCTTCGCGTCCTTGCTGTCCTTGCCCTTCTTGGAGGAGGCCCTGGCCTGCTTGTCCTTGCCCTGGGACGCCTGGGGCGCGAACGCGCGGGTGGCGGTGTCATAGGTGTCCACGAAGGCGGCGTACATGGCGGCGGCCTTGCGGAACTCGGCGAGCTTCTCGTAGAGGCGCGCGAGCGTGTAGCGGACCTTGGGCTCGAAGATGCTGCCGGAGTAGTCCGAGAGGACGCGCTCGCCGGCCTGCACGCCTCGGTCGATCTGCCCGGCTT from Archangium lipolyticum includes the following:
- a CDS encoding tetratricopeptide repeat protein → MAFRRTLAAATLALTAACATTSQVKPAPVATSAPAPAPAPAAQGPAAAPSPAPVAPNGKDRKARERFAEAVAAFDAGDYARAEEGFREVLELAPQSLNAQFNLGFIAERQGRLADAQAAYEKVRFLEPGHVPTLLNLGRLYRLQEKYAEAITLYEGGLKTPGREHDASLLNNLTVAYRLAGKHEQAEATARRVLARHPDDAEAYKNLALVYYDQGKYRLAELVLANARKLDEKDPGIYNNLGMIYLKMEDRARALAQFQKAVSLDERFAPGHLNIGALALAWRDYAGAERSFSKAVELEPGSHEAWLYYAYSLDGQKGREPQKGLKAGEAFEKVLALRAEQPEALCGAGWAYAVEKTGWDKAEGFLSRCKDLGTTSAQDKQMIDAKLQGIAAMRKSGQPQPAATPEEKAPNPEAVGGSGSLLDKVSDQAAQQEGVPAEDATPAQNPTPAQDTEPSAAEGSPAAEPPAEAPKTE